One window of Methanothermobacter tenebrarum genomic DNA carries:
- a CDS encoding fumarate hydratase has product MISQKKIEETVCQLFKKATTRLPSDVESALKKALQEEEDEIALLNLNAILENIKIAKEKKIPICQDTGLPIVFVKMGNVKVEKLYEGIREGIRKATSQVPLRPNVVDPISRENTGDNTGKMIPQIDLELADTDFLEITVMPKGFGSENNNRLRMGLPSEGLEGVKDFVIETVIRAGGKPCPPIIVGVGVGGSSDLALKLAKKALLKKIGERNKNKKIAELEESILQEINRTGIGPMGLGGKTTALDVKIETAHTHTAGLPIGVCIQCWASRHATAILK; this is encoded by the coding sequence ATGATCAGCCAAAAAAAGATCGAGGAAACAGTATGCCAACTTTTCAAAAAAGCCACTACAAGATTACCATCGGATGTTGAATCAGCCCTCAAAAAAGCCCTCCAAGAAGAAGAAGATGAAATAGCACTATTAAACTTAAATGCCATCCTAGAGAATATCAAAATAGCCAAAGAAAAAAAGATACCAATATGCCAAGATACAGGACTTCCCATAGTATTCGTGAAAATGGGTAATGTTAAAGTTGAAAAACTCTATGAGGGGATCAGAGAAGGGATTAGAAAGGCAACCTCCCAAGTCCCATTAAGGCCCAATGTCGTGGACCCCATCTCAAGGGAGAATACCGGGGATAACACCGGCAAAATGATCCCACAGATAGACCTGGAATTAGCAGATACTGATTTTCTTGAAATAACAGTCATGCCAAAGGGTTTTGGTTCAGAGAATAATAACAGGCTAAGAATGGGACTCCCCAGTGAAGGCCTTGAAGGAGTTAAGGATTTCGTGATCGAAACCGTGATCAGGGCGGGTGGTAAACCATGTCCACCCATAATAGTAGGAGTGGGCGTGGGCGGATCTTCAGATCTCGCATTAAAACTTGCCAAAAAAGCTTTACTTAAAAAAATTGGAGAACGAAACAAAAACAAGAAAATAGCAGAACTAGAAGAGAGCATACTCCAAGAAATAAATAGGACTGGTATAGGTCCAATGGGACTTGGTGGTAAAACAACCGCATTAGACGTTAAGATAGAAACTGCCCACACCCATACTGCAGGACTACCCATCGGAGTCTGCATACAATGTTGGGCTTCAAGACATGCCACCGCCATCCTAAAATGA
- the phoU gene encoding phosphate signaling complex protein PhoU translates to MEKKYPRILFRKRLKDLRKDVEKIAQKTLETHKKSTNLLFDFDEKRKEEVVSASKEIDDMVFNLERKCISLIAAEQPVAKDLRFIEACIKVGSHLKRIGYLAADIAEYSENIKDEEIPKKPLEDLMHMADFVQMMLSKGIYSFLDQNIEMAKELRHDDDKVDDLFDQTLEHVTVSMFKDKEAINYLVNLLFIARFLERVADRAVSIADRTIFMITCEKP, encoded by the coding sequence ATGGAGAAAAAATATCCAAGAATACTCTTCAGGAAAAGGTTAAAAGATTTGAGAAAAGATGTGGAAAAGATAGCCCAGAAAACCCTTGAAACACATAAAAAGTCTACAAACCTTTTATTTGATTTCGACGAAAAGAGGAAGGAAGAGGTGGTATCAGCCAGTAAAGAGATAGATGACATGGTCTTCAACCTTGAAAGGAAATGCATAAGTTTAATAGCCGCTGAACAGCCAGTTGCGAAGGATCTGAGGTTTATAGAAGCTTGTATAAAAGTTGGAAGCCACCTTAAAAGAATAGGATACCTTGCAGCTGATATAGCAGAATATTCCGAGAATATAAAAGATGAGGAGATACCCAAAAAACCATTAGAAGATCTCATGCACATGGCAGATTTTGTCCAGATGATGCTCTCTAAGGGAATATATTCATTCCTTGATCAAAACATAGAAATGGCAAAGGAACTCAGGCACGATGATGATAAAGTGGATGACCTATTTGACCAGACACTAGAACATGTGACCGTTAGCATGTTCAAAGATAAAGAAGCAATAAATTATCTTGTAAACCTATTATTCATAGCAAGATTCCTTGAGAGAGTGGCTGACAGGGCTGTGAGCATAGCTGACAGGACAATATTCATGATAACCTGTGAAAAACCATAA
- the pstB gene encoding phosphate ABC transporter ATP-binding protein PstB yields the protein MYRIEVEDLNVYFGEDHILKDVNLKIPKNTVTALIGPSGCGKSTFIRTLNRMNDVIPGFRHEGHVYLDGKDIYDPDVDVVELRKKVGMVFQKPNPFPKSVFENVAYGLRVHGITDKDVIESRVVESLKAAALWDEVKDKLDQTALSLSGGQQQRLCIARTIAIEPEVILMDEPCSALDPISTTKIEDLIHKLKRRFTIIIVTHNMQQATRVSKYTAFFLNGEIVESGLTEKIFVEPQDKRTEEYITGRFG from the coding sequence ATGTACAGGATTGAAGTTGAAGATTTGAACGTTTATTTTGGTGAAGACCACATTTTAAAGGATGTGAATTTGAAGATACCTAAGAATACTGTGACGGCGCTCATAGGCCCATCTGGTTGTGGTAAATCGACTTTCATAAGGACCCTTAATAGGATGAATGATGTTATACCCGGTTTCCGTCATGAGGGTCATGTTTACTTGGATGGGAAGGATATTTATGATCCTGACGTGGATGTGGTTGAGTTAAGGAAAAAGGTTGGTATGGTCTTCCAAAAGCCGAATCCATTCCCAAAGTCTGTATTTGAGAATGTTGCTTATGGTCTTCGTGTTCATGGCATCACTGATAAGGATGTGATAGAGAGTAGGGTGGTGGAAAGTTTAAAGGCGGCTGCGCTCTGGGATGAAGTTAAGGATAAGTTAGATCAAACGGCTCTCAGCCTTTCAGGGGGACAGCAACAGCGCCTATGTATTGCGAGGACGATAGCAATAGAACCTGAAGTGATATTAATGGATGAGCCATGTTCTGCACTTGATCCTATTTCAACCACTAAAATTGAGGACCTTATACACAAATTGAAGCGCAGATTCACCATAATAATAGTGACGCACAATATGCAACAGGCTACACGAGTCTCAAAGTATACTGCATTCTTTTTAAATGGTGAAATAGTTGAAAGTGGCTTGACAGAGAAGATATTCGTGGAACCGCAAGATAAGAGGACGGAGGAATACATAACTGGCAGGTTCGGATAA
- the pstA gene encoding phosphate ABC transporter permease PstA, with the protein MPFRLISPKVAQKIMNGVLWASGIFTIIILIVIIGYILFRGLPAVNLEFLLTEPINSGRAGGIAPMIVSSIYVTLLAVLIATPLGVGAAVYMAEYAGERQIVKLIKFGAETLASIPSIVFGLFGLSFFVIFLGLGWSLLSGGLVLALMALPTIFQVAVVSIESVPRSYREASWALGATNWETIYRVVIPAAMPGIVTGVILGMARAISEAAAVMFVVGSALSMPISIFDPGRPLPLHLYVLATEGLSLKNAYGTAAVLVIMVLIITVATNTLVERYRRKMMGR; encoded by the coding sequence ATGCCATTCAGACTTATTTCACCTAAAGTCGCCCAGAAGATAATGAATGGAGTGTTATGGGCCTCTGGGATATTCACAATAATAATACTCATAGTGATCATAGGCTACATACTTTTTAGGGGTTTGCCAGCAGTTAACCTTGAATTTTTGTTGACAGAGCCGATAAATTCTGGTAGAGCTGGTGGTATCGCCCCAATGATAGTATCAAGCATCTATGTGACACTATTAGCGGTTTTAATCGCAACACCCCTTGGTGTTGGGGCTGCAGTTTACATGGCAGAATATGCTGGTGAGAGGCAAATAGTTAAACTCATAAAATTCGGGGCTGAGACACTAGCATCAATACCATCTATAGTATTCGGATTATTTGGATTGTCATTCTTTGTTATATTCCTTGGACTTGGATGGTCCCTCCTTTCTGGGGGTCTTGTACTCGCGCTCATGGCTTTACCCACAATATTCCAGGTGGCTGTAGTATCTATTGAGAGCGTGCCACGATCCTACAGGGAAGCGAGTTGGGCGCTAGGCGCTACTAACTGGGAGACAATCTATAGGGTTGTGATACCCGCGGCAATGCCTGGGATAGTCACGGGGGTCATACTAGGGATGGCCAGGGCCATATCAGAGGCGGCGGCTGTGATGTTTGTTGTTGGATCCGCGCTTTCAATGCCGATTTCCATCTTCGACCCTGGAAGGCCGCTTCCATTACATTTGTATGTGCTTGCTACAGAGGGGCTTTCCCTTAAAAATGCTTATGGGACTGCGGCTGTCCTAGTGATAATGGTTCTTATCATTACAGTCGCGACTAATACTCTTGTTGAAAGGTACCGGAGGAAGATGATGGGGCGATGA
- the pstC gene encoding phosphate ABC transporter permease subunit PstC, with the protein MISRGREMLIEKGLFLTAIFSIIIILLIVAFIFREAIPVFQDYGFIHFIFGWEWAPSEGEYGVFTMIVGSLCITFLALAIAVPFSFLCAIFMAELAPQFMRRILKPVIETLAAIPSVVYGFFGLIVLVPLVRTHVGGTGFGILTASLILAVMIMPTIISVSEDAIRSVPLEYKEASLALGATHWQTIRHVIVPAAVPGIITSIILAMGRAIGETLAVIMVAGNVAQIPSSILDPVRALTSNIALEMGYATGLHYSALFGTAVILFILIMILLVIANYFHYKKKIVVGGGYL; encoded by the coding sequence ATGATAAGTAGGGGAAGGGAAATGTTAATTGAAAAGGGACTTTTCTTAACTGCTATATTCTCGATAATAATCATATTATTAATAGTGGCTTTCATCTTTAGGGAAGCCATACCCGTATTCCAAGATTATGGTTTTATACATTTCATATTCGGATGGGAATGGGCTCCCTCAGAGGGGGAGTATGGCGTATTTACAATGATAGTAGGATCCTTGTGCATCACTTTCCTTGCGCTCGCCATTGCAGTTCCCTTTTCTTTTTTATGCGCAATTTTCATGGCAGAATTGGCACCCCAGTTCATGAGGAGAATACTCAAACCAGTCATTGAAACACTGGCGGCCATACCATCTGTCGTATACGGATTCTTCGGACTCATAGTTTTAGTACCCCTTGTGAGGACACATGTAGGGGGCACGGGCTTCGGCATACTCACGGCCTCATTAATACTCGCTGTCATGATAATGCCCACAATAATAAGCGTATCAGAGGATGCCATCAGATCGGTCCCACTTGAATACAAGGAGGCGTCACTTGCCCTAGGAGCAACCCATTGGCAGACAATAAGGCATGTGATAGTCCCAGCCGCAGTACCGGGTATAATCACGTCCATTATACTTGCGATGGGAAGGGCCATCGGTGAAACATTGGCGGTTATCATGGTGGCGGGTAACGTGGCACAGATCCCAAGTTCAATATTAGACCCTGTGAGGGCGTTAACATCAAACATAGCCCTTGAGATGGGATACGCAACAGGATTACATTACAGCGCACTCTTCGGGACAGCTGTAATATTATTTATACTCATCATGATATTGCTGGTGATCGCCAACTACTTCCACTACAAGAAAAAGATCGTAGTCGGAGGAGGCTACCTATAG
- a CDS encoding phosphate ABC transporter substrate-binding protein, translating into MGLEIKWKGGIILIFIILIYLLFRPGVHYERIEIAGSTSVQPVAEKLANEYMKRHPDVKINVQGGGSGMGIRTVQQGVVDIGTSSKALKPEEKDGLREYVIGKDGIVIAVNKENPIDDLTKEQLRDIFSGKIRNWKEVGGPDAPIHVIVREEGSGTRSSFQSLVMGDVKIRSDAIVQGSTEAVKQAVKQDPYAIGFVSMSHMSEDVKALKVDGVEPSERTVASGSYPLVVPFIFLTKGEPTGVVKDFIKWVFSPEGQEIIRSEKVVPAIANVSDDD; encoded by the coding sequence ATGGGTTTGGAGATTAAATGGAAAGGGGGAATCATACTCATATTTATCATCCTAATTTACCTATTATTCAGACCAGGTGTCCATTATGAAAGAATTGAGATAGCAGGTTCAACATCTGTACAACCAGTAGCTGAAAAACTTGCAAACGAGTACATGAAAAGACACCCGGACGTCAAAATAAACGTACAAGGCGGAGGATCTGGTATGGGCATCCGAACAGTCCAGCAGGGTGTTGTAGATATAGGTACAAGTTCAAAAGCCCTTAAACCTGAAGAAAAGGATGGTCTAAGAGAATATGTTATCGGAAAGGATGGTATAGTGATAGCAGTGAACAAGGAAAACCCCATAGATGACTTGACAAAAGAACAACTCAGAGACATATTCAGTGGAAAAATACGAAACTGGAAGGAAGTGGGAGGCCCAGATGCTCCGATACATGTCATAGTCCGGGAAGAAGGATCGGGGACTAGAAGTTCATTCCAGAGCCTGGTAATGGGGGATGTTAAAATACGTTCTGATGCGATAGTCCAGGGATCTACAGAAGCGGTTAAACAGGCCGTTAAACAGGACCCTTATGCTATAGGTTTTGTTTCAATGTCTCATATGAGTGAGGATGTAAAAGCCCTCAAGGTTGATGGTGTTGAACCATCTGAGAGGACTGTTGCTAGTGGATCATATCCACTTGTTGTCCCTTTCATCTTCCTAACAAAGGGCGAACCAACCGGGGTGGTAAAAGATTTCATAAAATGGGTTTTTTCACCAGAAGGACAAGAGATAATAAGGAGCGAAAAGGTTGTGCCTGCAATAGCAAATGTTTCAGATGACGACTAG
- a CDS encoding phosphate ABC transporter substrate-binding protein, translated as MDTKTIVGIIVAIIIIIGAIIVLGGQGEEKRIDIVGSTSVQPVAEKLANEYMKKHPDVKITVQGGGSSVGITQAQQGTADIGTSSKELKEDEKKGLKTYLIGRDGIVVIVNKQNNIQGLTTDQIKDIFSGKIRNWKEVGGPDAPITVITREEGSGTRKAFEEIVMKDAKIRKDAIVESSTEAVKQAVKQDPNAIGFISLTNLDDTVKALEIDGVIPSEETVADGSYKLQRPFLFLTKGEPTGVVKDFIDWVLSPEGQAIVKSEKVVPVKQ; from the coding sequence ATGGACACCAAAACAATTGTAGGGATAATAGTCGCCATAATTATAATAATAGGGGCTATAATAGTCCTAGGCGGCCAAGGTGAAGAAAAAAGAATCGACATAGTTGGTTCAACATCTGTACAACCAGTAGCTGAAAAACTTGCAAACGAGTACATGAAAAAACACCCAGATGTAAAGATAACAGTACAGGGTGGAGGATCAAGCGTGGGCATCACACAAGCACAACAAGGAACTGCAGACATAGGCACATCATCCAAGGAACTAAAAGAAGATGAAAAGAAAGGCCTTAAAACATACCTCATAGGCAGAGATGGGATAGTAGTAATCGTGAACAAACAAAATAACATCCAAGGCCTCACAACAGACCAAATCAAGGACATATTCAGTGGAAAAATACGAAACTGGAAGGAAGTGGGAGGTCCAGATGCCCCGATAACAGTTATAACAAGGGAAGAAGGTTCAGGAACCCGTAAAGCATTTGAAGAAATCGTAATGAAAGATGCTAAAATAAGAAAGGATGCCATTGTAGAAAGTTCCACAGAAGCGGTTAAACAGGCGGTTAAACAGGATCCAAACGCAATCGGATTCATATCACTAACCAACCTCGATGACACCGTTAAAGCACTTGAAATCGATGGAGTTATACCATCAGAAGAAACAGTGGCTGACGGATCATACAAACTCCAAAGACCATTCCTGTTCCTAACAAAGGGCGAACCAACTGGCGTGGTAAAAGACTTCATAGACTGGGTCCTAAGCCCAGAAGGACAAGCAATAGTCAAATCCGAGAAAGTAGTACCAGTCAAACAATAA
- a CDS encoding citryl-CoA lyase: MITEKSLKEIFKINTYRWKTTITLIEKNHIRTRGYPLEELIGNISFSDIIFLLLMGELPPKDQSKMLDAILVSFCDHGLTPPSTQVARLTTSTGTPLNASIAAGLLAFGENHAGAIEKAMKLFQETINLCKSPEEIPILAEKLVEEHLKNGKKIPGYGHRYHHRDPRATRIIKVAEKLKCTGLHTQLAKEIEKTLHKTKKIHLNIDGANAAILSDLGFHWNTGTGIFMIGRLPGLIAHINEEKLEKPFRKTLKLEEIQYMENQKNRIKSS, from the coding sequence ATGATAACAGAAAAATCCCTAAAAGAAATCTTCAAAATTAATACTTACCGGTGGAAAACCACAATAACCCTCATAGAAAAAAACCATATCAGAACACGCGGTTATCCACTAGAAGAACTAATTGGAAATATCTCATTTTCCGATATAATCTTCCTGCTACTAATGGGTGAGTTACCCCCCAAGGACCAATCCAAGATGCTTGACGCCATACTCGTATCCTTCTGCGACCATGGACTCACACCACCTAGCACACAAGTCGCCCGCCTCACCACATCAACAGGCACGCCCCTAAACGCTTCTATAGCCGCTGGTCTATTAGCCTTCGGTGAAAACCACGCCGGCGCCATAGAAAAAGCCATGAAACTATTCCAAGAAACCATAAACCTATGCAAATCACCAGAAGAAATACCAATATTAGCAGAAAAACTCGTGGAAGAACACCTAAAAAATGGGAAAAAAATACCCGGCTACGGTCACAGATACCACCACAGAGACCCCAGAGCAACAAGAATAATAAAAGTAGCAGAGAAACTAAAATGCACAGGACTACACACACAACTAGCAAAAGAAATAGAAAAAACACTACACAAAACCAAAAAAATACACTTAAATATCGACGGAGCCAACGCGGCAATATTATCCGACCTAGGATTCCACTGGAACACGGGAACCGGAATCTTCATGATAGGGAGACTACCAGGACTAATAGCCCACATAAACGAAGAAAAACTAGAAAAACCATTCAGAAAAACTTTAAAGCTTGAAGAAATACAATACATGGAAAACCAGAAAAATAGAATCAAATCCTCCTAA
- a CDS encoding phosphate signaling complex PhoU family protein has protein sequence MPRRNATLKAIIDVILYENPSTQDEIAKKLGITRRYVTKLLRPLIRKGVVKRAYMVDLQKFGEFADVFGEELTSREYAGSFFIKELLKDMAEHVCKQLEKSFRALEAYDKELADEALRMDYVTNHMHEKIRSSVDTAIAMNPYSEFGRAVVFTEIAYDLERIGDHSGIIANFTVKEAYPVDPVIMDYLRRMYETGISMVRKAMSAFLKERLELRDDVMELEEEMHRIQRRALNCIATQMAETSFEEKERSTYYISLSRIVKTFERIGDISVEIVDTAGEFYMNIPRTTTPERFRRI, from the coding sequence ATGCCCCGTAGAAACGCTACCCTAAAGGCTATAATTGACGTGATATTATATGAGAATCCTTCTACACAGGATGAGATCGCTAAAAAGTTGGGGATTACAAGACGTTATGTTACCAAGTTACTTAGACCCCTTATAAGGAAGGGTGTTGTTAAGAGGGCTTATATGGTTGATCTTCAAAAGTTTGGGGAGTTTGCGGATGTTTTTGGAGAGGAATTAACTTCGAGGGAGTATGCTGGGAGTTTTTTCATCAAGGAGCTTTTGAAGGATATGGCGGAGCATGTGTGTAAGCAGCTTGAAAAATCATTCAGGGCCCTTGAAGCATATGATAAGGAGCTTGCAGATGAAGCTCTTAGGATGGATTATGTTACTAATCATATGCATGAGAAGATTAGGTCTTCGGTGGATACTGCGATTGCCATGAACCCTTATTCTGAGTTTGGAAGGGCTGTGGTTTTCACTGAGATTGCTTATGATCTTGAACGTATAGGTGACCATTCTGGTATAATAGCTAATTTCACGGTTAAGGAGGCTTATCCTGTAGATCCTGTGATTATGGATTATCTTCGTAGGATGTATGAAACTGGTATTAGTATGGTTAGAAAGGCTATGAGTGCTTTCCTTAAGGAAAGGTTGGAACTTAGAGATGATGTTATGGAACTTGAGGAGGAAATGCATAGAATACAGAGAAGGGCGCTTAATTGTATCGCGACTCAGATGGCTGAAACGTCTTTTGAGGAGAAGGAGCGTTCGACATATTATATTTCTCTTTCGAGGATTGTTAAGACTTTTGAGAGGATAGGGGATATTTCTGTTGAGATCGTGGATACTGCGGGTGAATTTTATATGAATATTCCACGTACGACTACTCCTGAGAGGTTTAGGAGGATTTGA
- a CDS encoding 4Fe-4S binding protein: protein MRLLDKCRCCGACVNVCPYDILELEKIVIINGECKECGTCSIVCPVNAIQRGGADHKI, encoded by the coding sequence TTGAGGTTACTAGATAAGTGCAGGTGTTGTGGTGCTTGTGTAAATGTATGCCCATACGACATTCTAGAATTGGAAAAGATCGTCATAATAAATGGAGAATGTAAAGAATGCGGCACCTGCAGCATAGTATGTCCAGTGAACGCCATCCAAAGAGGGGGTGCAGACCATAAAATATGA
- a CDS encoding geranylgeranyl reductase family protein gives MQTIKYDLIVVGGRVAGSISSFYASKEGLDVLMLEKNPEIGTPVQCAGGVSETFFKSMKIKPSPQFTCSRIMGARIHAPSGASFLTRDPIIKGYIVERKIFDKHLAILAAEQGTEIMLNTIAKDLIIKNGKVKGVIVKKDGQRFDIRSEIVIAADGIQSKIARKAGLNTRFKVDEICSCAQSEMVGVNVKKEIIEFYLGDRIAPGGYLWIFPKGDERANIGVGIRRRKWNTKSAQYYLKKFTSRLDATEIEFNIGAVPIGGPVKRTYTDGLMVVGDAAGQVDPLTGGGIHIAAECAKIAGETASEAIEEDRTDAEFLKRYEKRWYKSVGSNIKRSHKYRKILNQLNDEDLNNLVESLKGKELNLSKLSLLKLVKDYPKILKTLKEIL, from the coding sequence GTGCAGACCATAAAATATGACCTAATAGTAGTCGGGGGTAGAGTAGCAGGGTCCATATCCTCCTTTTACGCGTCAAAGGAAGGTCTCGATGTTCTCATGCTAGAAAAAAACCCTGAGATAGGCACGCCAGTACAATGTGCCGGGGGTGTTAGCGAAACCTTCTTTAAATCCATGAAAATAAAACCATCACCACAGTTCACCTGTTCCAGGATCATGGGGGCCCGCATCCATGCACCCTCAGGTGCAAGTTTCCTAACCAGAGACCCTATAATAAAAGGTTATATCGTTGAAAGGAAAATCTTTGACAAACACCTTGCCATCCTAGCAGCTGAACAAGGAACCGAAATAATGCTCAATACAATAGCAAAAGATCTTATAATCAAAAATGGGAAAGTTAAAGGCGTGATAGTTAAAAAAGATGGTCAAAGATTTGATATCCGCTCAGAGATTGTTATAGCCGCAGATGGGATCCAATCAAAAATCGCCAGAAAAGCCGGCCTCAATACAAGGTTCAAGGTGGATGAAATCTGCTCATGCGCCCAATCAGAGATGGTAGGCGTTAACGTTAAAAAAGAGATAATAGAATTCTATCTCGGAGACAGAATAGCACCTGGAGGTTACCTCTGGATATTCCCAAAGGGCGATGAAAGGGCGAACATTGGCGTGGGAATACGTAGAAGAAAATGGAACACCAAAAGCGCCCAATATTATCTTAAAAAATTCACATCAAGATTGGACGCAACTGAAATAGAATTCAATATAGGGGCCGTGCCCATTGGAGGACCCGTTAAAAGAACCTATACTGATGGTCTAATGGTCGTGGGTGATGCCGCGGGACAGGTAGACCCATTAACCGGAGGGGGCATACACATAGCCGCAGAATGCGCGAAGATAGCGGGTGAAACCGCATCAGAGGCCATAGAAGAGGATCGGACCGATGCAGAGTTCCTGAAAAGGTATGAGAAAAGATGGTACAAGAGCGTGGGATCCAATATCAAAAGATCCCATAAATATCGGAAAATACTTAACCAACTAAACGACGAAGATCTTAATAACCTGGTAGAATCATTAAAAGGAAAAGAATTAAACCTATCTAAACTCTCCCTCCTTAAACTTGTGAAGGACTACCCCAAAATCCTCAAAACCCTCAAAGAGATACTATAG